The genomic region GATCCGTAGGCTTGTGTAGATAGCAATGACCTGTTCAATACGGCtacttttattgaaaatacactgtattattaattatatttttttattaagttggCGGGCTATACACAAACACACTGAGCGTAAGCGCCATGCAGCCAAGCAGATAGTCTGGCAAATCCTTAATTGTGATGTGAATTGTCATCCTCATCATCATTGGCCAGTATTGATCTATAACTGGTGATTAATGTGGCATCAGATGGACTTAATTCTAAgtagttttaaacataatttttaatacatttgtaaaCTTACGTGTCGTTGAAAAGTGCACcattataatgtaaaatgttgttcATTTAATAATTCAGATTTTATATTGCATTATGCACAGTGACTGTTTATCTTGTTCGAAGTAATCATAGGCCTTGTAACCAATTATCGGCTAGGAGAACCTTATTATATAGCGATACTGAGACAAAACTGTGTCTGCTGTCTCATTGTGGGACAACTCAGTGGGACAAATGAAATAGAGGTCATATGTTACACTATAATGTATTTGACATGGAGCGACTTTTCGGACCTCctcaatccagttacctgggctataacatgatacccctcggtaagactggttgtcagactttcaagcttttgactgctgttaacggctgtcaaagatctttcgaaatgacagctgggacccactaTTTAACCTGTCTTCCAAAACAATATGttctcaatttatttttatactttcgAAACTTTATATTACCATCGAtgattactatttaattaaaacataatttaattattacaactgtactgtaattgttatatttttatcaacaataaCTGCGCTAAATttgtttctaataatatttgtagtgtGATTATTTTgaacatgtttatttaaattaccaaTCACTCTATAGTAATACACTTAATGAAGTATAAAAGTAGAATCTTTCTTCGCTATACAAAGAAACACCTTTAAGCATTATAATGGTGAACTTTTCAACAACACGtaagaacatttttttccaatattcttacgattaaaatatattaaaataatttgctcatagttataattaattgtttcgcAGAGGAAATACTTACGTTATCCACTattaatagttgtttcgggtctcgtTCGTGCACTGTTCCATAGATTAATtcacaatgttttataaaacctGCAACAAacttaaagttaatatttgtaatactaACAATGAAATTTTCAGCAACTTCGAGCTGAGTTTCACAATActaataaatgtatttcttatTCAGTTATCACCATCACCATACTATGTTCAACATACTCGTACGCAAACAACGAAGATGTCTCTCAAGAGACTGACATCAAAATAAGATCGACATCAGAACGCAAGCCACATGTACGATCCTTGGACATCAATGCGTCAAAAATGAGAGAATTTCCCGTCGATCCTTGGAAACCACTAAGAAAACATCCTTCTAAAATTGACAAGAAAATTAAGCCATTGCTAAGAAACCTTGCGGATTCAACGAGAGAACAAGATATTCCTGAAGTGAGaaggttaatatttttatctcaatCTATAGGGAGATTGATGAAACGTATTGTTGCTAATGAAGGAATAGTTGATAGGAACTCGGTGGATTATAAGAAAGCTGAAGGATTTGTAAAGAGAGCTGTTGATGGTATAGATATAAAAGATACAAATTCCCTAGTAGCGGCCGCTAATATGTTGTACAAGAAGATGTCTGTACAAAAGTTGAAGATTTTCATGATTATTAGCAATGGAGTTTCATTATTCAATGGATAATGttgatagaaaatattttgaaattataattttatgtctattattattatttattacgtatttagACGGCACATTTGGCTCAGTTGTAAACGTGGTAGTCTTgtcaaaataattgttactCTGCGTGCGCTGGATTcaaatcccacccaggacaaatatttgtgtgatgagcacaagtatctgttctgagcctggttgttaatttacctgtaacaatataagtatgtatttagaaataaaatcaatataaaatatatttgtttaataaaaaaaaatgaaaattttctatttataatcattttggTGTACTTATTCAGTAAACTTTActattgtttcataaatacaCATGTATCATGACGTAATtgtgtgatttattttaatcgCTATCATCGTTCTCTTTTATTTATCCACTGCATTCAGAAATCTCCTTCCTGAAATATATATCCAATGTAGGACCATATTGTTTCCAAAGAGAAGACTCTGAGAATGACTGCTGTATAATATTTTCCCACATTCGTTAGCCA from Anticarsia gemmatalis isolate Benzon Research Colony breed Stoneville strain chromosome 26, ilAntGemm2 primary, whole genome shotgun sequence harbors:
- the LOC142984221 gene encoding uncharacterized protein LOC142984221, which gives rise to MVNFSTTLITITILCSTYSYANNEDVSQETDIKIRSTSERKPHVRSLDINASKMREFPVDPWKPLRKHPSKIDKKIKPLLRNLADSTREQDIPEVRRLIFLSQSIGRLMKRIVANEGIVDRNSVDYKKAEGFVKRAVDGIDIKDTNSLVAAANMLYKKMSVQKLKIFMIISNGVSLFNG